One region of Salvia miltiorrhiza cultivar Shanhuang (shh) chromosome 3, IMPLAD_Smil_shh, whole genome shotgun sequence genomic DNA includes:
- the LOC131014865 gene encoding uncharacterized protein LOC131014865, whose protein sequence is MQVPNHSHTHTHTYFTLCNFSMEKMIAENYAALSLEEVEREDEEEEPKRLSFSHLPSPQNNSGSSSTPSARPDLLFEFSAADLAAAPTHSYHNDIVFCGKIIHDDDEEEEDELNEYQKRDYFATVKSKSLRKPSSPDSEHRRLSAATRFSGELARPKSADVDVDYHVQRVNISSLTSMSAKSRRRMFMFGPVKFKPEMELGAIKQRQAKLAESGRKGQWEMLKSSLSGRSHLTSLFARSLGCIPAVRGGDRRLGAAN, encoded by the coding sequence ATGCAAGTCCCAAaccattcacacacacacacacacacttattTTACCTTGTGCAACTTCTCAATGGAAAAAATGATAGCAGAAAACTACGCCGCTCTCTCTCTTGAAGAAgtagagagagaagatgaagaagaagagccCAAGCGACTCTCTTTCAGCCATCTCCCCTCGCCGCAAAACAATTCCGGATCATCATCCACTCCCTCGGCCCGGCCCGACCTCCTCTTCGAGTTCTCCGCCGCCGACCTCGCGGCCGCGCCGACGCACTCCTACCACAACGACATCGTTTTCTGCGGCAAGATCATCCACGACGACGAcgaggaagaagaagacgagCTGAACGAGTACCAGAAGCGCGACTACTTCGCCACCGTGAAATCGAAATCCCTCCGCAAGCCCTCCTCCCCGGACTCCGAGCACCGCCGGCTCTCGGCGGCGACGCGGTTCTCCGGCGAGCTGGCGCGGCCGAAGAGCGCGGACGTGGACGTGGACTACCACGTGCAGAGGGTGAACATAAGCTCGCTGACGTCGATGTCGGCGAAGTCGAGGAGGAGGATGTTCATGTTCGGGCCGGTGAAGTTCAAGCCGGAGATGGAGCTGGGCGCCATCAAGCAGAGGCAGGCCAAGCTGGCGGAGAGCGGGAGGAAGGGCCAGTGGGAGATGTTGAAGTCCAGCCTCAGTGGGAGGTCGCACCTCACCAGCCTCTTCGCGAGGTCGTTGGGATGCATTCCGGCTGTCCGCGGCGGGGACCGGCGGTTGGGTGCGGCCAACTAG
- the LOC131019073 gene encoding uncharacterized protein LOC131019073 → MYNTIHIDEKWFYITKASHRFYLTPAEAEPHRSCKSKKFIKKVMFVCAVCRPIFGDDGSVLFDGKIGIFPLTEMVPAKRSSKNRAAGTLEQKPIESITQQVMRECFIKQLVPAIKAKWPSFASKIIFIQQDNARPHIKNEDREFRDCATADGFDINIIHQPPNSPDNNINDLGWFRAIQSLQTESVYFDVDSLVNAVVSSFNELAPMTLNKVFLSLQGCMIEIMKVKGQNCYKLPHMKKDALLRQQLLPQCLEVPTDLVKETIAYLREKGEVEGIEELEHRLGIHQATVEGIEQQFNALMLLE, encoded by the exons ATGTACAACACTATCCATATCGATGAAAAGTGGTTCTACATCACCAAGGCTTCTCACAGATTCTATTTAACTCCAGCAGAGGCTGAGCCACATAGAAGTTGCAAGAGTAAAAAGTTCATAAAAAAGGTGATGTTCGTGTGTGCGGTGTGTCGACCAATATTTGGTGATGATGGGAGTGTTCTTTTTGACGGGAAGATAGGAATCTTCCCTTTAACAGAAATGGTACCAGCAAAGAGGTCAAGCAAGAATAGAGCAGCAGGGACACTTGAGCAAAAGCCAATTGAGAGCATAACACAACAAGTAATGAGAGAGTGTTTCATCAAGCAG CTTGTTCCAGCCATTAAAGCCAAGTGGCCTTCATTTGCAAGCAAGATTATCTTTATTCAACAAGATAATGCTAGGCCACATATCAAGAATGAGGACAGAGAGTTCAGAGACTGTGCAACAGCAGATGGCTTTGACATCAACATCATACATCAGCCTCCAAACTCCCCTGACAATAATATAAATGACCTTGGATGGTTTAGGGCTATTCAAAGCCTGCAAACAGAGAGTGTTTACTTTGATGTGGATAGCCTAGTAAATGCAGTGGTTTCTTCCTTTAATGAGCTTGCACCAATGACATTGAATAAGGTTTTCCTAAGTTTGCAGGGTTGCATGATAGAGATCATGAAGGTTAAGGGGCAGAACTGCTACAAACTTCCACACATGAAGAAGGATGCACTATTAAGACAACAACTTCTTCCTCAATGTTTGGAAGTTCCAACAGACCTGGTGAAAGAGACCATAGCCTATCTACGGGAAAAAGGGGAAGTGGAAGGCATTGAAGAGCTCGAACATCGTTTAGGTATTCACCAAGCAACAGTTGAAGGCATTGAACAACAATTCAATGCCTTAATGTTGCTTGAATAG
- the LOC131014866 gene encoding pentatricopeptide repeat-containing protein At5g55840 isoform X1: MASRFSSRMAPKCNLSPKKLPRTRARLPLDDPKDFPQFLRNNCKISASSHGKETVRSVYAILTIDRWESLNCMKYKTAPLRRVHGRLALKFLKWVVKQPGLELTHITHLYCITTHILVRARMYDCAKSILKYLSETGSGTGPSSVFYALMDTYPLCNSNPAVFDLLIRAYVRMGAADDALEAFRLMCSRGFRPSVCTCNMILAAMAKARRAEPVWLFFGEVIGNGVCPNVSTFNIVLSVLCGEGKLKKASYLLGKMEESGYAPTVVSYNTLLNWYCKKGRYKEAIQLLDHMSCRGIEADVCTYNVLIDDLCKNNTSAKGYLLLKKMRKRMVTPNAVTYNTLINGFINEGKIGVAGKLYDDMCKGDVSPNCITYNALIDGHCRRGNFVEAYELLNEMQAKGLRPNQVTYGSLLDGLCKHGKLDSARNLLARLKLDGVTVNSIMYTTLMDGVCGSGELVEAMELLDGMFKDNMHPDIVTYSVLVNGFSKAGKINRTKEIICKIFRSGIKMNKIVYSTLICNFCRLGDMDEAIRFYTMMLRSGHCPDVFLCNLLISSLCRSGNVAEAEVFMHHIHKIGLANSATFDAIIGGCVNKGDVLRAFELLDEMVKFGYQPSAFTYGSLLKGLCKGANIQEALDFFSKLRKIPHATDIVTYNTMLAELFAQGYFELALSLIAEMVENNMFPDSYTYGCLIAGLCRTGNVLTAILLLERGVQRGTLSPNQFMYSSIISGLIKIGQGQAGIYYFDDMVKQGLNPDIVTLNAVIDACSRTGELDKLDNVLSMMESRSLTPSLTSYNILLHGESTRKNISGCFALYRTILRNGYVPDKFTCHSIVLGLCKSRMLDIGAKFLKMMVANGTLADHLTFDLLITAYSQRGDVSKALDLLNFMRLSGVSPSEDTLSSIFNGLKRISRCRESRVLLHGMVESGFLPTIRQYCRLITSMCKSGDMRGALKLKDEMEALGVSSRQVAESALVRGLVQSGKMEDGMVVLKCMMMSKLVPTIPTFTTVIHALCKESKLSEAMDLKLLMEHHGAKPDVVTYNVLLTSFCRSGEFARVFTLYEEMKRRSVSPDATTFSVLIEAVSAENDSARGEKILVDLEERGFVCQSSTAEPWGRRLADAVVNINLMKGRK; encoded by the exons ATGGCGTCGCGCTTCAGTTCCAGAATGGCGCCAAAATGCAATCTTTCTCCCAAAAAACTTCCCAGAACCAGAGCTCGGCTGCCGTTAGATGACCCCAAAGATTTTCCTCAATTTCTCAGAAACAACTGCAAAATCAGCGCCTCTTCTCACg GTAAAGAAACTGTAAGAAGTGTATATGCAATTCTCACAATTGATCGATGGGAGTCGCTGAATTGCATGAAATACAAAACGGCTCCGCTGAGGCGAGTTCACGGAAGGTTAGCTCTCAAATTCTTGAAATGGGTAGTGAAGCAACCCGGTTTGGAGCTCACTCACATAACTCACTTGTATTGTATCACCACCCACATTCTCGTTAGAGCAAGAATGTATGATTGTGCCAAGTCGATTTTGAAGTATTTGTCAGAAACGGGTTCGGGTACGGGTCCAAGTTCTGTTTTTTATGCGTTGATGGATACTTATCCTCTCTGTAATTCAAACCCTGCTGTTTTTGACCTGTTGATAAGGGCTTATGTGAGAATGGGGGCAGCTGATGATGCTTTAGAGGCTTTTCGTTTGATGTGTTCGAGGGGGTTTAGGCCGTCGGTGTGTACTTGTAATATGATTCTTGCAGCAATGGCTAAGGCGCGGCGTGCTGAGCCTGTGTGGCTGTTTTTTGGAGAGGTTATTGGGAATGGCGTATGTCCGAATGTTAGCACTTTCAACATAGTGTTGAGTGTGCTTTGTGGGGAGGGGAAGTTAAAGAAGGCAAGTTATTTGCTTGGGAAGATGGAGGAGAGTGGTTATGCCCCGACTGTGGTGAGTTATAATACATTGCTGAATTGGTACTGTAAGAAGGGGAGGTATAAGGAAGCTATTCAGCTGTTGGATCACATGAGTTGCCGGGGAATTGAGGCTGACGTGTGTACATATAATGTGCTTATAGATGATTTGTGTAAGAATAACACAAGTGCTAAAGGGTATCTACTTTTGAAGAAGATGCGAAAGAGGATGGTCACCCCTAATGCAGTCACGTATAATACTCTCATAAATGGATTTATCAACGAGGGGAAAATTGGAGTTGCTGGGAAACTTTATGATGATATGTGTAAGGGTGATGTTTCACCAAATTGTATCACGTATAATGCTCTTATTGATGGGCATTGTCGTAGAGGCAATTTTGTCGAAGCTTATGAACTTCTTAATGAAATGCAAGCGAAGGGATTGAGGCCTAATCAGGTTACTTACGGATCACTTTTGGATGGACTCTGCAAGCATGGAAAGTTAGATTCTGCGAGAAATCTACTTGCAAGGTTAAAGCTGGATGGAGTTACCGTCAACTCTATAATGTATACTACACTAATGGATGGAGTATGTGGAAGTGGCGAACTAGTTGAGGCTATGGAGTTGCTCGATGGCATGTTTAAGGATAATATGCATCCTGATATTGTCACATATTCAGTTCTTGTAAATGGATTTTCTAAAGCTGGGAAGATAAATCGTACTAAGGAAATCATCTGTAAAATATTTAGATCTGGAATCAAAATGAACAAAATTGTATATTCTACATTGATTTGCAATTTCTGCAGACTGGGAGATATGGATGAAGCAATAAGATTTTATACCATGATGCTTCGTAGTGGTCATTGTCCTGATGTTTTCTTATGTAACTTATTGATATCCTCCCTTTGTAGAAGTGGAAATGTGGCGGAGGCGGAAGTTTTCATGCATCACATCCATAAAATTGGTCTTGCCAACTCTGCTACCTTCGATGCAATTATTGGCGGTTGTGTAAATAAAGGAGACGTGTTGAGAGCATTCGAATTGTTAGATGAAATGGTTAAATTTGGCTACCAGCCTAGTGCCTTCACATATGGAAGTTTACTGAAGGGACTGTGCAAAGGAGCAAATATCCAGGAAGCGCTTGACTTCTTTAGTAAGCTTCGGAAAATTCCTCATGCCACGGACATAGTCACCTACAACACGATGCTGGCTGAGTTATTTGCGCAAGGCTATTTCGAATTGGCTCTCAGTCTTATAGCTGAGATGGTTGAAAACAACATGTTTCCTGATAGTTATACTTACGGTTGTCTGATCGCCGGTTTATGTAGGACCGGGAACGTGTTGACTGCAATTCTTCTGTTGGAAAGGGGAGTGCAAAGAGGAACTCTTTCTCCGAACCAGTTTATGTATTCGAGTATAATTAGTGGACTCATCAAGATCGGCCAAGGACAAGCTGGCATTTACTATTTTGATGATATGGTAAAGCAAGGTCTGAATCCTGATATAGTTACTCTCAATGCAGTTATCGATGCATGTTCGAGGACAGGGGAGCTTGATAAGTTGGACAATGTCTTATCAATGATGGAAAGCCGAAGTTTAACCCCTAGTTTGACTTCGTATAACATTCTCTTGCACGGGGAATCAACACGAAAAAACATTTCTGGTTGCTTCGCGTTGTATAGAACCATCTTGAGAAACGGTTATGTTCCTGATAAATTTACTTGCCATTCTATTGTTCTCGGGCTGTGCAAATCCAGAATGCTGGATATCGGAGCTAAGTTTCTGAAGATGATGGTCGCGAATGGGACTCTTGCAGATCATTTGACGTTTGATTTGCTTATAACAGCGTATAGTCAGAGAGGCGACGTGTCAAAAGCCCTTGATTTGCTGAATTTCATGAGGCTTAGTGGAGTTTCGCCTAGTGAAGATACTCTCTCTTCGATCTTTAATGGTCTTAAGAGAATTTCACGATGCCGTGAATCCCGTGTTTTACTTCATGGAATGGTGGAGAGTGGTTTTCTTCCGACAATCAGACAGTACTGCAGATTGATAACGAGCATGTGTAAATCTGGAGATATGCGGGGAGCTCTTAAACTTAAAGACGAGATGGAGGCTCTTGGCGTTAGCTCTCGCCAGGTGGCTGAGAGCGCGTTAGTTAGGGGGCTCGTGCAGAGTGGGAAAATGGAGGATGGGATGGTTGTGCTGAAATGCATGATGATGAGCAAGCTCGTTCCAACCATTCCAACTTTCACGACGGTCATTCATGCTTTATGTAAAGAATCTAAACTGTCCGAGGCAATGGATTTGAAGCTGCTGATGGAACATCATGGAGCTAAACCGGACGTTGTTACCTACAACGTTCTTCTGACTAGCTTCTGTCGGAGTGGTGAATTTGCTCGTGTCTTCACATTGTACGAGGAGATGAAACGCAGGAGTGTCTCCCCTGATGCCACCACGTTTTCTGTTCTCATTGAGGCTGTTTCTGCTGAAAACGATTCTGCCAGAGGCGAAAAGATTTTGGTCGACTTGGAGGAGAGAGGATTCGTTTGTCAGAGTTCAACTGCTGAACCTTGGGGTCGAAGACTGGCTGATGCCGTGGTGAATATAAACCTCATGAAAGGCAGAAAATGA
- the LOC131014866 gene encoding pentatricopeptide repeat-containing protein At5g55840 isoform X2, translating into MASRFSSRMAPKCNLSPKKLPRTRARLPLDDPKDFPQFLRNNCKISASSHGKETVRSVYAILTIDRWESLNCMKYKTAPLRRVHGRAYVRMGAADDALEAFRLMCSRGFRPSVCTCNMILAAMAKARRAEPVWLFFGEVIGNGVCPNVSTFNIVLSVLCGEGKLKKASYLLGKMEESGYAPTVVSYNTLLNWYCKKGRYKEAIQLLDHMSCRGIEADVCTYNVLIDDLCKNNTSAKGYLLLKKMRKRMVTPNAVTYNTLINGFINEGKIGVAGKLYDDMCKGDVSPNCITYNALIDGHCRRGNFVEAYELLNEMQAKGLRPNQVTYGSLLDGLCKHGKLDSARNLLARLKLDGVTVNSIMYTTLMDGVCGSGELVEAMELLDGMFKDNMHPDIVTYSVLVNGFSKAGKINRTKEIICKIFRSGIKMNKIVYSTLICNFCRLGDMDEAIRFYTMMLRSGHCPDVFLCNLLISSLCRSGNVAEAEVFMHHIHKIGLANSATFDAIIGGCVNKGDVLRAFELLDEMVKFGYQPSAFTYGSLLKGLCKGANIQEALDFFSKLRKIPHATDIVTYNTMLAELFAQGYFELALSLIAEMVENNMFPDSYTYGCLIAGLCRTGNVLTAILLLERGVQRGTLSPNQFMYSSIISGLIKIGQGQAGIYYFDDMVKQGLNPDIVTLNAVIDACSRTGELDKLDNVLSMMESRSLTPSLTSYNILLHGESTRKNISGCFALYRTILRNGYVPDKFTCHSIVLGLCKSRMLDIGAKFLKMMVANGTLADHLTFDLLITAYSQRGDVSKALDLLNFMRLSGVSPSEDTLSSIFNGLKRISRCRESRVLLHGMVESGFLPTIRQYCRLITSMCKSGDMRGALKLKDEMEALGVSSRQVAESALVRGLVQSGKMEDGMVVLKCMMMSKLVPTIPTFTTVIHALCKESKLSEAMDLKLLMEHHGAKPDVVTYNVLLTSFCRSGEFARVFTLYEEMKRRSVSPDATTFSVLIEAVSAENDSARGEKILVDLEERGFVCQSSTAEPWGRRLADAVVNINLMKGRK; encoded by the exons ATGGCGTCGCGCTTCAGTTCCAGAATGGCGCCAAAATGCAATCTTTCTCCCAAAAAACTTCCCAGAACCAGAGCTCGGCTGCCGTTAGATGACCCCAAAGATTTTCCTCAATTTCTCAGAAACAACTGCAAAATCAGCGCCTCTTCTCACg GTAAAGAAACTGTAAGAAGTGTATATGCAATTCTCACAATTGATCGATGGGAGTCGCTGAATTGCATGAAATACAAAACGGCTCCGCTGAGGCGAGTTCACGGAAG GGCTTATGTGAGAATGGGGGCAGCTGATGATGCTTTAGAGGCTTTTCGTTTGATGTGTTCGAGGGGGTTTAGGCCGTCGGTGTGTACTTGTAATATGATTCTTGCAGCAATGGCTAAGGCGCGGCGTGCTGAGCCTGTGTGGCTGTTTTTTGGAGAGGTTATTGGGAATGGCGTATGTCCGAATGTTAGCACTTTCAACATAGTGTTGAGTGTGCTTTGTGGGGAGGGGAAGTTAAAGAAGGCAAGTTATTTGCTTGGGAAGATGGAGGAGAGTGGTTATGCCCCGACTGTGGTGAGTTATAATACATTGCTGAATTGGTACTGTAAGAAGGGGAGGTATAAGGAAGCTATTCAGCTGTTGGATCACATGAGTTGCCGGGGAATTGAGGCTGACGTGTGTACATATAATGTGCTTATAGATGATTTGTGTAAGAATAACACAAGTGCTAAAGGGTATCTACTTTTGAAGAAGATGCGAAAGAGGATGGTCACCCCTAATGCAGTCACGTATAATACTCTCATAAATGGATTTATCAACGAGGGGAAAATTGGAGTTGCTGGGAAACTTTATGATGATATGTGTAAGGGTGATGTTTCACCAAATTGTATCACGTATAATGCTCTTATTGATGGGCATTGTCGTAGAGGCAATTTTGTCGAAGCTTATGAACTTCTTAATGAAATGCAAGCGAAGGGATTGAGGCCTAATCAGGTTACTTACGGATCACTTTTGGATGGACTCTGCAAGCATGGAAAGTTAGATTCTGCGAGAAATCTACTTGCAAGGTTAAAGCTGGATGGAGTTACCGTCAACTCTATAATGTATACTACACTAATGGATGGAGTATGTGGAAGTGGCGAACTAGTTGAGGCTATGGAGTTGCTCGATGGCATGTTTAAGGATAATATGCATCCTGATATTGTCACATATTCAGTTCTTGTAAATGGATTTTCTAAAGCTGGGAAGATAAATCGTACTAAGGAAATCATCTGTAAAATATTTAGATCTGGAATCAAAATGAACAAAATTGTATATTCTACATTGATTTGCAATTTCTGCAGACTGGGAGATATGGATGAAGCAATAAGATTTTATACCATGATGCTTCGTAGTGGTCATTGTCCTGATGTTTTCTTATGTAACTTATTGATATCCTCCCTTTGTAGAAGTGGAAATGTGGCGGAGGCGGAAGTTTTCATGCATCACATCCATAAAATTGGTCTTGCCAACTCTGCTACCTTCGATGCAATTATTGGCGGTTGTGTAAATAAAGGAGACGTGTTGAGAGCATTCGAATTGTTAGATGAAATGGTTAAATTTGGCTACCAGCCTAGTGCCTTCACATATGGAAGTTTACTGAAGGGACTGTGCAAAGGAGCAAATATCCAGGAAGCGCTTGACTTCTTTAGTAAGCTTCGGAAAATTCCTCATGCCACGGACATAGTCACCTACAACACGATGCTGGCTGAGTTATTTGCGCAAGGCTATTTCGAATTGGCTCTCAGTCTTATAGCTGAGATGGTTGAAAACAACATGTTTCCTGATAGTTATACTTACGGTTGTCTGATCGCCGGTTTATGTAGGACCGGGAACGTGTTGACTGCAATTCTTCTGTTGGAAAGGGGAGTGCAAAGAGGAACTCTTTCTCCGAACCAGTTTATGTATTCGAGTATAATTAGTGGACTCATCAAGATCGGCCAAGGACAAGCTGGCATTTACTATTTTGATGATATGGTAAAGCAAGGTCTGAATCCTGATATAGTTACTCTCAATGCAGTTATCGATGCATGTTCGAGGACAGGGGAGCTTGATAAGTTGGACAATGTCTTATCAATGATGGAAAGCCGAAGTTTAACCCCTAGTTTGACTTCGTATAACATTCTCTTGCACGGGGAATCAACACGAAAAAACATTTCTGGTTGCTTCGCGTTGTATAGAACCATCTTGAGAAACGGTTATGTTCCTGATAAATTTACTTGCCATTCTATTGTTCTCGGGCTGTGCAAATCCAGAATGCTGGATATCGGAGCTAAGTTTCTGAAGATGATGGTCGCGAATGGGACTCTTGCAGATCATTTGACGTTTGATTTGCTTATAACAGCGTATAGTCAGAGAGGCGACGTGTCAAAAGCCCTTGATTTGCTGAATTTCATGAGGCTTAGTGGAGTTTCGCCTAGTGAAGATACTCTCTCTTCGATCTTTAATGGTCTTAAGAGAATTTCACGATGCCGTGAATCCCGTGTTTTACTTCATGGAATGGTGGAGAGTGGTTTTCTTCCGACAATCAGACAGTACTGCAGATTGATAACGAGCATGTGTAAATCTGGAGATATGCGGGGAGCTCTTAAACTTAAAGACGAGATGGAGGCTCTTGGCGTTAGCTCTCGCCAGGTGGCTGAGAGCGCGTTAGTTAGGGGGCTCGTGCAGAGTGGGAAAATGGAGGATGGGATGGTTGTGCTGAAATGCATGATGATGAGCAAGCTCGTTCCAACCATTCCAACTTTCACGACGGTCATTCATGCTTTATGTAAAGAATCTAAACTGTCCGAGGCAATGGATTTGAAGCTGCTGATGGAACATCATGGAGCTAAACCGGACGTTGTTACCTACAACGTTCTTCTGACTAGCTTCTGTCGGAGTGGTGAATTTGCTCGTGTCTTCACATTGTACGAGGAGATGAAACGCAGGAGTGTCTCCCCTGATGCCACCACGTTTTCTGTTCTCATTGAGGCTGTTTCTGCTGAAAACGATTCTGCCAGAGGCGAAAAGATTTTGGTCGACTTGGAGGAGAGAGGATTCGTTTGTCAGAGTTCAACTGCTGAACCTTGGGGTCGAAGACTGGCTGATGCCGTGGTGAATATAAACCTCATGAAAGGCAGAAAATGA
- the LOC131014867 gene encoding uncharacterized protein LOC131014867, with protein MGDPNPSPSPNPEANQLPEADSLPDGFVESSPAEAVVDYKEEKLLEPGSRPEVVIEDGGSSLGKLVEHVADQTQSAAAANANPTQGDGNAKEKSIEGAETHAVTSVGIDGTGSTENNKKEAPEVKRKVKRTFKSEKEFLEFTLKYQQVITERDSAVAVRDKLESLCRELQRQNKMLMDECKRVSKEGQNLRLDLSNKFQDAIKEVSCKLEEQKDECIAQLKENEMLKIKLKQLVEQYTLSEQQHAQQLKQKALELQLSDLKLQQHEEKLKQEQAQMKLYAEQVAQLLGTEKNLRLQLTADGEKFQQFQEALLKSNEVFETFKQEIEKMAKSIKDLKKENTFMKSKCDKSDVTLIELANERELLKKQLEKTRNQKDKLESLCRSLQAERKTNSAASNSSDSIPY; from the exons ATGGGGGACCCGAACCCGAGCCCGAGCCCGAACCCGGAGGCGAATCAGCTTCCAGAAGCCGACTCGCTGCCCGATGGGTTTGTCGAATCCTCTCCGGCGGAAGCAGTGGTAGATTACAAGGAGGAGAAACTGCTGGAGCCCGGCTCTCGGCCCGAAGTTGTGATAGAAGATGGCGGTTCGTCATTGGGTAAATTGGTCGAGCACGTGGCGGATCAAACTCAATCAGCGGCTGCAGCGAATGCCAACCCAACTCAAGGCGACGGGAATGCCAAGGAGAAAT CCATTGAAGGTGCTGAAACACACGCAGTTACCTCAGTGGGTATTGATGGGACTGGAAGTACTGAAAACAACAAAAAG GAAGCTCCTGAGGTCAAGCGTAAAGTAAAACGTACCTTCAAATCAGAGAAGGAATTTTTGGAGTTTACTTTGAAGTATCAACAAGTCATTACTGAAAGAGATTCTG CTGTTGCTGTTAGAGATAAACTTGAGTCATTGTGTCGGGAGCTGCAGCGTCAAAATAAAATGTTAATG GACGAATGCAAACGAGTGTCAAAAGAGGGACAAAATTTGAGATTAGATCTGTCAAATAAGTTCCAAGATGCAATTAAG GAAGTAAGCTGTAAGCTGGAGGAACAGAAAGATGAATGTATAGCTCAGCTAAAAGAGAACGAAAT GTTGAAGATCAAGTTAAAACAACTTGTCGAGCAATATACTCTCTCCGAGCAGCAACATGCGCAACAG CTAAAACAGAAAGCACTTGAACTTCAGCTTTCTGATCTGAAACTTCAGCAACACGAAGAGAAATTGAAGCAGGAGCAGGCTCAAATGAAACTATATGCAGAACAAGTGGCACAACTCTTAGGAACCGAAAAGAATTTGAGATTGCAGTTAACAGCCGATGGTGAAAAGTTCCAACAATTCCAG GAAGCATTATTGAAGAGTAACGAGGTTTTTGAAACATTTAAGCAAGAAATCGAGAAG ATGGCGAAATCAATAAAGGACCTTAAAAAAGAAAACACCTTCATGAAGAGCAAATGCGATAAATCAGATGTCACCCTCATCGAACTGGCCAACGAG CGTGAACTCTTGAAGAAACAACTGGAGAAAACGAGAAATCAGAAGGACAAACTGGAATCGCTGTGTCGATCACTCCAAGCAGAGAGGAAGACAAATTCAGCTGCAAGCAATAGCTCAGACAGTATTCCATACTAA